Within the Hevea brasiliensis isolate MT/VB/25A 57/8 chromosome 2, ASM3005281v1, whole genome shotgun sequence genome, the region TTACATCTTGAGGAGACACAAGGAGCGTTTGTTTTCGATGATGAATCACCGCCGCAAGAAGATGAGGTTGTTACATCGACGTTCTGTTTTGGAGGCTGGTTAAAGGCATGCTTGCGAAGGATCTGGGTAATAATGCGTTTCTGTTCCAGTTTGTGCACCCTGTGGATTTAGAACATGTGATTAAAGGCAGTCCTTGGAGTTTTCAACAAAATCTATTGGTTTTGAAACAACTACCACAAGGAGTGAACCCTAGACATGTTGAATTAATGAGGGTGGAATTTTGGATTCAGGTTCACAATTTACCATCAGGTTTTATGTCAGAACGGGTTGCTAAGGAATTGGTCAATTACAATGGCAATTATGTTGAAGCAGATCCGAGGAATTTCACTGCACTTTGGAGAGACTATATGCGCATAAGGGTGTGTCTTGACATTAATAAGCCTTTAAAGCGCCGTACGCAGATTAAGAAACCTGGCGGAGAGTGGAGTTGGGTTAATTTTAAATATGAGCGTTTATCGATGTTTTGTTATTTTTGTGGGATGTTAGGCCATTCGGATCGTTTTTGTGCTAAGCTTATTGATCACCCAGGAATAAAGAGAGACCAGTTTGCTTATGGTTCGTTCATGAAGGCTGAGTCTCTACGTGTTACAAATATAGGTGAGAGGTGGCTTCTTTCTGAATCGGATTTCCTTGCTAGTGGTCGTAGCGGTGGTGATGATGCTCCAATTCCGATGGATTCTGATTCTCCTACATTATCGGGATTTGTTCCTATTCTGAAAGATGGAAATCCTGAAAGTTTAGTGGTATCTAAAACTGGCATGGTGCAAGCTTCCGTGCATGGGAAGGAACTTCAAAACTCTACTAATGATGCTGCTGGCGTGATAGTGGGGGAGCCAAAACGTCGATGTACAAAAAATATGGAGCTGAATCCTGCAGTGGAAGAGGATGATGGTATTGGGTCAAAAAACTTAATAGAGGCCGGTTCTGATTCCCAGGCCCGGCTGGCCCAATGAGTGCCCTAAGTTGGAACTGTCGTGGGCTTGGCAACCCACGAATAGTTCGGGTATTAAAAGACTTAGTATCAACAAAGCGGCCCAAATTAATCTTTTTGATGGAAACAAAAATTGGTAGAGACAAAGTAGAACGTGTTAAAAGAGCTTTGGGATATGATGGCTCTTTTGTAGTTAATCCTGTGGGTTTGAGGGGTGGGTTAGCGTTGTTTTGGAAGTATGCTGATTTGGTTCGGTTACTAAGCTATTCGAGGAATCATATTGATGTTGAAGTATTGGTTGATGGCTTTCCTCAACACCGTTTTACTGGATTTTATGGATTTCCTGAAAGTTATAGACGTCGAGAATCTTGGCAGCTTCTTCAGAGTTTGCATTCTAAGTCTAATCTTCCCTGGTGTGTTGTTGGTGATTTTAACGATTTATTATCTTTAGGGGATAAGGTTGGACGGAGGAATCAGCCTACATGGATGATTGATGGTTTTCAAAATGCAATTAGTTCTTGTggtttattggagttgagatggtGAGGTGATAGGTTCACGTGGGAGAAGGGTAGAGGTAGTGAAGACTGGGTAAGGGAAAGATTAGATAGAGCTCTGGTTACTTATTCTTGGCAGAATATTTTTCAGGATGCTTGTGTTGAGACATTAGTTGCAACAAATTCAGATCATAGCCCATTGTTTTTGTGTTTGAATACAACGCTTGTTGTTTATCACAAGAAGCGATTCTGTTTCGAGAATTCATGGAGCTTTGAGGAGGAATGTCGTGGTGTTGTAGAGGAAGGTTGGCAGAAACAGGTTTTGATTCCTATTGATGTTCGAATTCAGCATGTTTGTGCTAGGTTGAAAGATTGGGGTGATAAGCAAAGGGATCGTTTCAAGCACAGGTTGAAGTTGTGTAGAACTCAAATGGCGCGTTACAGTAATAAAAGGGATTTGGTTTCTTTGGAACTTTATAGAACAGCCTGTGATGCTTCTAATGATTTATTGTTGCAGCAAGAAACTTTTTGGGGATAGCGTTCTAAACAGTTCTGGTTGAGGGACGGTGATCGGAACACTAGATATTTTCATCTGATGGCTACTACTCGGAGGAAAAAGAATCAGATTCAGCAGCTCAAAAATGGCAATGGTGAGTGGGTGACATGGGAGAATGGTTTAGATCAAGTGGTTATTGATTATTTTCAATCTTTGTTTACAACGTTGAATGGTGATATGGAGGAGGTTTTGCGACATGTTCAGGCACGTGTTTCTTCAACAAATGCAGATTTTCTTGTTTTGCCTTATACTAATGATAATGTTAAGAATGCAGTTTTTGGAATGCATCCTGACAAAGCTCCTGGGCCGGATGGATTGAATCCTGGTTTTTTCCAAAAATACTAGGACATAATTCGTGATGAAGTGGAGTCTACTTGTTTGGATTGCTTGAATGGTTCTGCTTCTTTGCCAGGTTCCAATTCTACCTCAATAATTTTAATTCCTAAGAAGAAAACGTCGGAGTATATTAGTGATATGAGACCTATTTCTTTGTCAAATGTCATAGATAGAGTTGTATGTAAGGCTATGGCAAATCATTTAAAGCTTGTTTTACCTGATGTCATTTCACATGTTCAGTCTGCTTTTGTTCCTGGGCGCTTGGTCACGGATAACATTATGATTTCTCATGAGGTGCATCATTTTATTAAGGGTAAGAGACAAGGGAAGACGGGTGTAGTAGCTATAAAAACTGATGTTTCAAAGGCATAGGATAGAATTGAGTGGGTCTTTTTTCCGGCTATTTTACAAAAAATGAATTTCCCATTGGCATGGATTGAAAAGGTGATGAATGTAGTTTCCTCTGTTGATTACCATTGTTTTATATGGTAATAATGCTTATGGTTCTATCTTGCCTTCGAGAGGTTTGCGCCAAGGAGATCCTTTGTCTCCGTATCTTTTTATCTTGTCTGCTGAAGGTTTAACTGTTTTGTTGTCTGCTTGTGAAAGGAGTGGTCTGATTACTGGTTTGAGGATTTGTCGTGGCGCTCCTTTTGTGTCTCATCTTTTTTTTTTGCAGATGACAGTCTCTTCTTTTTTAAAGCCCGGGTTTCGAATGCAACAAATTTGAAGCATTGCCTTTCTTTATATGCTACTGCTTCTGGTCAATATATAAATTTTGCTAAGTCTTCAGTGTATTTTAGTCCCAATACCAATGCACATGATCGTGAGGAAATTTGCTCCATTTTAAGTGTGGCTGAGACTGATTCCCATGGATCTTATTTGGGATTGCCTATAGTTGTTGGTCGGAATAAAACAGATGTTTTTAATTTTGTGGTGGATAAGGTTTGTAAGAGGCTACAGAATTGGAAGAAAAAATTATTATCTAGACCGGGTAAGGAGATCTTATTAAAGACTGTGGCTCAGGCGGTTCCTAATTATTTAATGGCTGTTTTCCTTTTGCCTTTCAATATTTGTGAGATGATAGAGAGAGATGAATCAATTTGGTGGGATAATAATGGCAAAGGCGATGGCCATTCCGAAATGCCAAGGGGGGATTGGTTTTCGTAGATTGAGGGAGTTTAATCTTGCTTTGCTTGCTAAACAGGGATGGAATTTTTTAGTTCAGCCAAGTTCTCTCGTATCTCAGATTTATAAAGCTCATTACTTTCCTGATGTGTCCTTTTTAGAGGCGTCAATTGGACACAATCCTAGCTACATATGGAGAAGTATTCTAGCTTCTCAATCATGTTTAAAGAAAGGTTGCTATAAAAGAATTGGGAATGGATTAAATATAAGAATTTGGGGGGATCCATGGCTATGTAACCATGATAATTTTGTTGTGGTTTCGGAAAATAATACGGGTATAGAAGATGTTAAAGTAGCAGACTTATTTATACCTGGTTTGCGAATATGGGAGACTGCTTTTATTAATGAAGTATTCGATCCTCATGAAGCTATTGCAATTCTTTCAATTCCTTTGAGTTATTCTGCTACTGATGATGTTTggcaatggaaatgggagagtaaAGGGAGATATACAGTGAAATATGGGCATGGCAGAGGTTGCAGGTTCAGGGTGATAATTTACCTCAGATTGATGTGCAAAatatgtggaaatgtgtttggtctGTGGAGGTTCCATACAAGGTTAGACATTTTTTATGGAGATTGTTAAATGGCCTGCTACCCACAAAACATACTCTGCAAATAAAACAGGTGGATATTTCACCCTTATGTCCGTTTTGTGACTCAGCTGTTGAGAGTGATTTCCACCTTTTTCTTGAATGTTCTTATTCGCAAATTGTTTGGATAATTTCTGCAATTGGAGTTGTGGGTGTGGTGTACTCGGTGCTTGATTGGTTTCAACGTTTAATGGTATAAACTAATAAGGAGCAGTTAGCTGAGGTTGTTATGATTGCTTGGCAAATTTGGAATTCAAGGAATAATTTGGTTTGGAATCGTAAGCGTGTCGGGCAAGCTGTGGTTGTTTCTCAAACTCGTAATGTTTTGCATGAGTGGAGACAGGTTTTGAATAGAAATTAGCCCGTTCCTGGTATTGTGCAAGATCATATTTGTCGATAGTATCCACCAGTTGAAGGTTTTATTAAGTGTAATATTGATGGCGCAAATGGCCCAAATCAAAGTGCTATTGCATGGTTGTGTCGGGATACTTCAGGCGGTTTCATGAGTTGCCATGCACATCCGCAACAAGTTATTTTTGAGCCTTTGATTTGTGAAGCGATTGGTGTTCGTGAGGTTCTGAGTTGGCTGAAGGAAAATCATGAGTCATGCTTATGTAGAGACTGATAGTCAGTTGGTAGTCCAAGCTATGAATAATGTTATGGTTGGTACTTCTTATTTTgatcttattattatttattgtaaagCTCTAATGAATGAGCTTCAAATGGTCTTTATCAGTTTTAGTCGTAGGTCAGCGAATCAAGCGGCTCATGTGTTAGCAAGggttgcttatatatatatatatataagttattttaataatataattttaaactaaataatataaattcttTACTTCGATCTCAGCTTCCTTTATAGCATACAAGGCATTAACAAATCCAGTGCCCCTGCCATTCTCCTTGTCGTCTTCTTCCACTTCCTCTCCCTTCTTAACGCCAAAATATGTAGGCCTAAGTTTGCTTCGTGCATCAGAGACCTAGTGTTCATATGAGTCCATTGATTCTTCTGTTTTACATATAATTAAACGTTAGAACAATGAAGCAAATATAATTAAGTTTATTACCCTCTACATTATATGCATGAAAATTCAAATATTCTATGTGATTGTATAAAAATAAATAGTGCTCATCAACCTAGCTAGATATAATTTTGTGGAAGCTTCTAGACTGAATATTTTTCATGAATTTACCACCTTAATATGATAACATAAGGCGTTATTTTGTTTTGACAACAGAACCTGTACTCTACACATCAATGACATGAATGCGATGACATAtgctgaatatatatatatatatatatgttctttGAAAAATTGCACTgcatcaaataatttacacacaattattttatttacaatttatgtaaaaatattaaatattattatttatattaaaatactaattttaatgtttgtttagttaattatgatataaaaatatttattaatttagaaattattatatctttatttttataaaaatttatatgctATAATTAATTTAACTATTAACAAAtagcaataatttaataattaatttaaatgtaataaaataaaaagatactATAATTATTAGCCTTTAAAAAATATGTATACGCAAAGGCTTTTTTTTGTACTGATTAAAATTCAAGATGACAAATTAATTTTGCATGTAAATTCACTAATGGTGTTAGGTTAAAATtctattcttttattttaaagaaaataagttTAGTtggtttatattttaatttttttttataattgatatgACTCGTCCTAAAATCAGGTAATTAAAAAAGTCAATAAAGTCAGCATGGCAACCAACAGCTTAGTCAAGTGTCAATTGAACATCACTTTGCTGAGTTCGGACCGAACATCAATGATGCTCGGATTTAACAAAGCTGAGCAATAACTCGCGTACAGGCGCAACACGCTCTACCAAGTATGACCATACAACACCATAGCGACAGTATGAAAAGTTAACCATTAAGAAAAGGATACAGACATGAATCTCGAGAGAAAGTCGGGAAGCTGATATTCTCGCCTCTAATTTATAGGACAACGCTCTAAAGTCCTCAgaccataaattaaaaaaaaaaaaaaaaagctctaaTCATGTATACATTCTTAACATAATTAAAATCCTATTAAATTCATCAATCTCTCACTTGAGCATCAGAATATTTAATTATCAGGCCATCAACCTCACTCtcttttcatatttcaagctGTGTTGGCATTACGATCGGTCAAAGAAACTCACATCTAcatcaataatttaaaattaatgttGATTTTTGTACATAATGAAGTTGTATCAATTAATATAAaagaatattatttataaaattaaaaaatatagataattttaaaattaacattATCATTTAAAAGAGaaaacttttattttcatcaaattaGTATCATAAGATTTTATATTATCACATTATCCCTacattcattaaaaaaaatattgatatGGTAATTTCATATTTCAATTAATATTGTTATATCGTCAACATTTTGCTAATGAATGGAAAACAATGTATGGCATAAA harbors:
- the LOC131177968 gene encoding uncharacterized protein At4g02000-like produces the protein MASSSSQDRAIDDMYSELHLEETQGAFVFDDESPPQEDEFVHPVDLEHVIKGSPWSFQQNLLVLKQLPQGVNPRHVELMRVEFWIQVHNLPSGFMSERVAKELVNYNGNYVEADPRNFTALWRDYMRIRVCLDINKPLKRRTQIKKPGGEWSWVNFKYERLSMFCYFCGMLGHSDRFCAKLIDHPGIKRDQFAYGSFMKAESLRVTNIGERWLLSESDFLASGRSGGDDAPIPMDSDSPTLSGFVPILKDGNPESLVVSKTGMVQASVHGKELQNSTNDAAGVIVGEPKRRCTKNMELNPAVEEDDGIGSKNLIEAGSDSQARLAQ
- the LOC110645644 gene encoding uncharacterized protein LOC110645644; translated protein: MATTRRKKNQIQQLKNGNGEWVTWENGLDQVVIDYFQSLFTTLNGDMEEVLRHVQARVSSTNADFLVLPYTNDNVKNAVFGMHPDKAPGPDGLNPGSNSTSIILIPKKKTSEYISDMRPISLSNVIDRVVCKAMANHLKLVLPDVISHVQSAFVPGRLVTDNIMISHEVHHFIKGKRQGKTGVVAIKTDVSKFPLLITIVLYGNNAYGSILPSRGLRQGDPLSPYLFILSAEGLTVLLSACERSGLITDDSLFFFKARVSNATNLKHCLSLYATASGQYINFAKSSVYFSPNTNAHDREEICSILSVAETDSHGSYLGLPIVVGRNKTDVFNFVVDKREMNQFGGIIMAKAMAIPKCQGGIGFRRLREFNLALLAKQGWNFLVQPSSLVSQIYKAHYFPDVSFLEASIGHNPSYIWRSILASQSCLKKGCYKRIGNGLNIRIWGDPWLCNHDNFVVVSENNTGIEDVKVADLFIPGLRIWETAFINEVFDPHEAIAILSIPLSYSATDDVWQWKWESKGRYTVKYGHGRGCRFREQLAEVVMIAWQIWNSRNNLVWNRKRVGQAVVVSQTRNVLHEWRQYPPVEGFIKCNIDGANGPNQSAIAWLCRDTSGGFMSCHAHPQQVIFEPLICEAIGVREVLSWLKENHESCLCRD